The DNA region GGTGGGAACACGAATGGGACCATCACGATGTACGTGATCTGCAGGCCTCCTTGGCCGCGGTAGGGATGACATTATGAGCGCCTCTGGCTGGCTCGATCTCGGCATCATCATTCTGGCGCTGCTGGCGGCCACCTCCGGGTGGCGGCAGGGCGCGGTCGCCTCGGCGCTGGCCTTCCTGGGTGTCATCCTGGGTGCGGTGGCCGGCATCCTGATCGCGCCGCACATCCTGCGACATCTCAGCGAGGGCCGCACCCGGGTGCTGGTGGGCGTGCTGCTCATCGTGGCGCTGGTGATCATCGGCGAGGTCGCGGGCATGGTGCTCGGGCGGGCGGCGCGCGGCGGCATGCGGGATCCGTTCACCCGCAGCGTGGACAGCGTGGTCGGCGCGGGCCTGCAGGCGGTGGCGGTGCTGGCCACCGCGTGGCTGCTGGCGCTGCCGCTGACCAACTCCTCGCAGCCCGGTATCGCGGCCGCGGTCACCAACTCCCAGGTGCTGCGCAATGTCGACCATGTTGCGCCGGACTGGCTGCGCCGGGTGCCGACCGACTTCTCCAACCTGCTCAACACCTCCGGGCTGCCGGATGTGATCGGCCCGTTCGGGCATGTCCCGATCACCGCCGTGGAGCCGCCCGACGCCAGCGTGCTGCAGCTGCCGATCGCCCAGCAGCTGCAGGGCAGCGTGCTGCGCATCCGCGGGATCGCGCCCAGTTGCCAACGGCAGCTGGAGGGTTCGGGCTTCGTGGTCGCCCCGGAACGGGTGATGACGAACGCGCACGTGGTGGCGGGCACCAACAGCGTGAGC from Nocardia tengchongensis includes:
- a CDS encoding MarP family serine protease translates to MSASGWLDLGIIILALLAATSGWRQGAVASALAFLGVILGAVAGILIAPHILRHLSEGRTRVLVGVLLIVALVIIGEVAGMVLGRAARGGMRDPFTRSVDSVVGAGLQAVAVLATAWLLALPLTNSSQPGIAAAVTNSQVLRNVDHVAPDWLRRVPTDFSNLLNTSGLPDVIGPFGHVPITAVEPPDASVLQLPIAQQLQGSVLRIRGIAPSCQRQLEGSGFVVAPERVMTNAHVVAGTNSVSVDTARGPLTATVVLFDSNKDVAILAVPGLTAQPLALAPSDASSGESSIVLGYPGGGRYTASAARVRETLNLKGPNIYRDSDVKREVYTIRGQVRAGNSGGPLVDTDGRILGVVFGAAVTDDDTGYVLTLDEVKPELDSASSQSNAVGTGSCVLS